Proteins found in one Actinokineospora alba genomic segment:
- a CDS encoding NAD(P)H-dependent flavin oxidoreductase, whose product MFADLEVPVIIAPMAGGPSTPALVAGAVEAGAFAFLAAGYLSPEALREQIVATRALTSKPFGVNVFVPGAESAADLGAYRDLVSGEARRLGVEPGDPTWDDDHYPAKIDLLVELRIPCVSFTFGLPSAEDIARLHEVGATVVATVTTPAEARAAAGVDALCVQGSAAGAHRGSFTSDAPAYDLLPLLRLIAAETDLPLIATGGLMHGADVAAVLASGAVAAQLGTAFLRCPEAGTQPAHREALAAGERETVVTRAFSGRSARGMANRFIAEYGPHVPAAYPEIHHVTRPIRAAAAKARDPEAMALWAGQGYPLAREASVAEVISTLAGELTAAVTRLAQRQPGI is encoded by the coding sequence GTGTTCGCTGACCTCGAAGTACCGGTGATCATCGCCCCCATGGCGGGTGGGCCCAGCACTCCCGCGCTCGTCGCGGGCGCGGTGGAGGCGGGCGCGTTCGCCTTCCTCGCGGCGGGCTACCTCAGCCCCGAAGCCCTGCGCGAGCAAATCGTGGCTACCCGCGCACTGACGTCGAAGCCGTTCGGTGTCAACGTGTTCGTGCCCGGCGCGGAGTCCGCGGCGGATCTGGGTGCCTATCGGGACCTCGTGTCAGGGGAGGCCCGCCGCCTCGGCGTCGAGCCGGGTGACCCGACCTGGGACGACGACCACTACCCGGCCAAGATCGACTTGTTGGTCGAGCTCCGGATCCCTTGTGTGTCCTTCACTTTCGGCCTCCCGAGCGCCGAGGACATCGCGCGTCTGCACGAGGTCGGCGCCACCGTTGTGGCGACGGTCACCACACCCGCCGAGGCGCGGGCTGCGGCCGGAGTGGACGCCTTGTGCGTGCAGGGATCGGCCGCGGGCGCCCACCGCGGCTCGTTCACCTCGGACGCCCCGGCGTACGACCTGCTGCCGCTGCTGCGGCTCATCGCGGCCGAGACGGACCTGCCGCTGATCGCCACCGGCGGTCTCATGCACGGCGCCGACGTCGCCGCCGTGCTCGCCTCCGGTGCCGTCGCCGCACAGCTGGGCACGGCGTTCCTGCGGTGCCCGGAAGCCGGAACCCAGCCCGCGCACCGGGAAGCGCTCGCGGCGGGGGAGCGGGAGACCGTGGTCACGCGCGCGTTCAGCGGACGGTCGGCGCGCGGCATGGCCAACCGGTTCATCGCCGAGTACGGCCCACACGTGCCCGCCGCGTACCCGGAGATCCACCACGTGACCAGGCCGATCCGCGCCGCCGCCGCGAAGGCCCGCGACCCGGAGGCCATGGCGCTGTGGGCGGGCCAGGGATACCCGCTCGCGCGGGAAGCATCGGTCGCCGAGGTGATCAGCACGCTCGCGGGAGAGCTCACGGCCGCGGTCACCCGACTGGCGCAGCGGCAGCCGGGAATCTGA
- a CDS encoding alpha/beta fold hydrolase, with the protein MVGLPTLGTVRAAAENVAHKALFGGFADFRPLPRTAVGSGRTRSVFEYHLPEGVEATGLPTLLVPPLAVPDYCFDLRRGCSVVEHLISQGRPTYVVEYGGIGFGDRGLGLEHWVEEVLPAAVRAVYERTGKPVHVVGWCLGGIMSVLTAARMGAFPIASLTVIASPFDFKAIPLVAPLRPLIEATGGHALTPLYQAFGSIPAPLVRKAFQLSGLDKQVMKPISIARNLADRDYLAQIEAVDRFTDNMVAYPGRTVAQIYHRFFRANDLANGAIVLGGTRVEIGRVKQPTLVIAGRGDAIAPVKAVRKLTELLPEAAEVRFETAPGGHLGVLTGRGARQGTWPLIDTFQTRHDS; encoded by the coding sequence ATGGTTGGACTTCCCACTCTGGGCACGGTCCGGGCCGCCGCCGAGAACGTCGCGCACAAGGCGCTGTTCGGTGGCTTCGCCGACTTCCGGCCGCTGCCGCGCACCGCGGTCGGCTCGGGCCGCACCCGGTCGGTGTTCGAGTACCACCTGCCGGAGGGAGTCGAGGCCACCGGCCTCCCCACCCTGCTGGTGCCGCCGCTGGCCGTCCCCGACTACTGCTTCGACCTGCGCCGCGGCTGCAGCGTCGTCGAGCACCTGATCTCGCAGGGGCGGCCGACGTATGTGGTCGAGTACGGCGGCATCGGCTTCGGCGACCGCGGTCTAGGCTTGGAACACTGGGTCGAAGAGGTGCTGCCCGCCGCTGTGCGGGCGGTGTACGAGCGGACCGGCAAGCCGGTGCACGTCGTCGGCTGGTGCCTGGGCGGCATCATGTCGGTGCTGACGGCGGCCCGCATGGGCGCCTTCCCGATCGCGTCTCTGACGGTGATCGCGAGCCCCTTCGATTTCAAGGCGATCCCTTTGGTGGCCCCACTGCGCCCGCTGATCGAGGCGACGGGCGGTCATGCGCTGACACCGCTCTACCAGGCGTTCGGTTCGATTCCCGCCCCGCTGGTGCGCAAGGCGTTTCAGCTCAGTGGGCTGGACAAGCAGGTGATGAAGCCGATCTCCATCGCCCGCAACCTCGCTGACCGCGACTATCTGGCGCAGATCGAGGCGGTGGACCGTTTCACCGACAACATGGTCGCCTACCCCGGCCGGACTGTGGCCCAGATCTACCACCGGTTCTTCCGCGCCAATGATTTGGCGAACGGTGCGATCGTGCTCGGTGGGACGCGGGTCGAGATCGGCCGGGTCAAGCAGCCGACGCTGGTGATCGCCGGCCGCGGTGACGCGATCGCGCCGGTGAAAGCGGTGCGCAAGCTGACGGAGTTGTTGCCGGAAGCCGCTGAGGTCCGCTTCGAAACGGCCCCCGGCGGGCATCTCGGTGTGTTGACCGGCCGCGGCGCTCGGCAGGGGACGTGGCCTTTGATCGACACCTTCCAAACCCGCCACGACAGCTGA
- a CDS encoding alpha/beta fold hydrolase produces the protein MSDAIRVTRHTYGGVRTRALSVGSRRRGPRVVLLHGFGDSADTWRGVLTEFAARGLSAVAVDQPGFGEADDLAEGPILPQLDAFLAALVASEARSGQVVLVGNSMGGTAAVRAAQNRALPLAGVISIAAPGFSDSWLLRALSDNALPVRLYSWLPVPVPGLAVRAIASTVIPRILFARPGSACPEAVARFASLVRDHGSTKELLGRGQTLLTELRDAYRPQDIRVPLLVVAGKRDRLVDVEAGRRLHADVEHSTLRILDDCGHCPQLDDPALTADLITNFTANTRRRTLVAT, from the coding sequence ATGTCGGACGCCATTCGGGTGACGCGCCACACGTATGGCGGAGTGCGCACGCGGGCGCTGTCGGTCGGCTCCCGCCGCCGCGGCCCCCGCGTCGTGCTCCTCCACGGCTTCGGCGACTCCGCCGACACCTGGCGTGGCGTCCTGACCGAGTTCGCCGCGCGCGGGTTGTCGGCCGTCGCCGTCGACCAGCCCGGATTCGGTGAGGCCGACGACCTGGCGGAGGGCCCGATCCTCCCGCAGCTCGACGCTTTCCTGGCCGCACTGGTGGCGTCGGAGGCCCGGTCCGGCCAGGTCGTGCTCGTAGGCAACTCGATGGGCGGGACGGCGGCGGTCCGGGCAGCGCAGAACCGGGCCCTGCCGCTGGCGGGCGTCATCTCCATTGCCGCCCCCGGCTTCAGCGACTCGTGGCTCCTGCGTGCCCTGAGCGACAACGCGTTGCCGGTGCGGCTGTACTCGTGGCTGCCGGTGCCGGTCCCCGGTTTGGCGGTCCGCGCCATCGCGTCGACGGTCATCCCCCGCATCCTGTTCGCGCGACCCGGCTCGGCATGCCCCGAAGCGGTCGCCCGGTTCGCCTCCCTGGTCCGCGACCACGGTTCGACGAAGGAGCTACTCGGCCGAGGCCAAACCCTCCTGACCGAACTCCGCGACGCCTACCGGCCGCAGGACATCCGCGTCCCCCTGCTGGTGGTGGCGGGCAAGCGGGACCGTCTGGTCGACGTCGAAGCAGGCAGGCGCCTACACGCGGACGTGGAACACAGCACCCTGCGAATCCTCGACGACTGCGGCCACTGCCCCCAACTCGACGACCCCGCACTGACCGCCGACCTGATCACCAACTTCACCGCGAACACCCGCCGCAGGACACTGGTCGCGACCTGA
- a CDS encoding zinc-binding dehydrogenase yields the protein MFAVYATAPSPDDPLAALEIGDRPEPEVPDGWVAVSVKAASLNMHDLWTLRGVGIKAERFPMILGCDGAGVLADGTEVVLHSVIGDPAWAGDETLDPTRTLLTEKHQGSFADTVIVPARNALPKPEGLSFAEAACMGTAWLTAYRMLFVKSGLRPGQTMLVQGASGGVSTALIELGKAAGLRVWVTGRTEEKRALATELGAHAVFESGARLPEKVDGVFETVGKATWSHSMRALKPGGIIVVSGSTSGPDPSADLQRLFFLQLRVVGSTMGTRDELADLLRFCDTAGIKPRIGAEMPFKQARDGFQQMLDGETAGKIVFTG from the coding sequence ATGTTCGCCGTCTACGCCACCGCGCCCAGCCCGGATGACCCGCTAGCCGCCCTGGAGATCGGGGACCGGCCCGAGCCCGAGGTGCCCGACGGCTGGGTCGCCGTCTCGGTCAAGGCCGCCAGCCTCAACATGCACGACCTGTGGACCCTGCGCGGCGTCGGGATCAAGGCCGAGCGGTTCCCGATGATCCTCGGCTGCGACGGGGCCGGGGTGCTGGCCGACGGCACCGAGGTGGTGCTGCACTCGGTGATCGGCGACCCGGCGTGGGCGGGTGATGAGACCCTGGACCCGACGCGGACGCTGCTGACGGAAAAGCACCAGGGCAGCTTCGCCGACACGGTGATCGTGCCCGCCCGCAACGCGCTGCCCAAGCCCGAGGGGCTCAGCTTCGCCGAGGCCGCCTGCATGGGGACCGCGTGGCTGACCGCTTACCGGATGCTGTTCGTGAAGTCCGGGCTGCGGCCCGGCCAGACCATGCTGGTCCAGGGCGCGTCCGGCGGTGTGTCGACGGCCCTGATCGAGCTCGGCAAGGCCGCGGGCCTGCGGGTGTGGGTCACCGGCCGCACCGAGGAGAAGCGCGCGCTGGCCACGGAACTGGGCGCGCACGCGGTGTTCGAGTCCGGCGCCCGGCTGCCCGAGAAGGTCGACGGGGTGTTCGAGACCGTCGGCAAGGCCACCTGGTCGCACTCGATGCGCGCGCTCAAGCCCGGCGGCATCATCGTCGTCTCCGGTTCCACCAGCGGCCCGGACCCGAGCGCCGACCTGCAGCGGCTGTTCTTCCTGCAACTGCGCGTAGTCGGCTCGACCATGGGCACCCGCGACGAACTGGCGGACCTGCTGCGGTTCTGCGACACCGCCGGAATCAAGCCGCGGATCGGCGCGGAGATGCCGTTCAAGCAGGCCAGGGACGGTTTCCAGCAGATGCTCGACGGCGAGACGGCCGGAAAGATCGTCTTCACCGGGTAA
- a CDS encoding ribonuclease domain-containing protein: MGSRKRITAALVGLVVLVLAGWLIREVGSGDAAAPAPPSSSAVPGVESGLDVRPLSQLPKEAADTWRLIQRDGPFPYPRNDGTTFQNREKLLPAKKSGYYREYTVPTPGSPDRGARRLIHGSGKELFYTGDHYASFVLVDPTR; encoded by the coding sequence GTGGGTTCGAGAAAACGCATCACCGCCGCCCTTGTCGGCCTTGTCGTGCTGGTCCTCGCCGGGTGGCTGATCCGGGAGGTCGGCTCCGGCGACGCCGCGGCTCCGGCGCCGCCAAGCAGCTCGGCCGTTCCTGGTGTGGAATCAGGGCTGGACGTTCGGCCGCTGTCGCAACTGCCCAAGGAGGCCGCCGACACCTGGCGGCTCATCCAGCGCGACGGGCCGTTCCCCTATCCCCGCAACGACGGCACGACGTTCCAGAACCGCGAGAAACTGTTGCCCGCCAAGAAGTCCGGCTATTACCGGGAGTACACCGTGCCCACCCCTGGCAGTCCAGACCGAGGCGCCCGCCGCCTGATCCACGGCAGCGGGAAAGAGCTGTTCTACACCGGCGACCACTACGCGTCGTTCGTGCTCGTGGACCCGACCCGATGA
- a CDS encoding barstar family protein, translating to MIEHVLDGSGVRSKRTMYTAIAKTLSFPDWFGHNLDGLYDCLTDLSWLPKGEHVLIWTHSEVLAKADPSGYRAIREVLDDAVEGATDPSRTLSVVLAKPQS from the coding sequence ATGATCGAACACGTGTTGGACGGCTCCGGTGTGCGCAGCAAGCGCACGATGTACACCGCGATCGCCAAGACCCTGTCGTTCCCCGACTGGTTCGGCCACAACCTCGACGGGCTCTACGACTGCCTGACGGATCTGTCGTGGCTGCCCAAGGGCGAGCACGTGCTGATCTGGACGCACTCGGAGGTCCTGGCCAAGGCCGACCCGTCCGGCTACCGCGCGATCCGCGAGGTCCTCGACGACGCCGTCGAGGGTGCGACCGATCCCAGCCGCACCCTCTCCGTCGTGCTGGCCAAGCCTCAGTCCTGA
- a CDS encoding enoyl-CoA hydratase-related protein, translating into MADELVHYEVSRGVARITLDSPHNRNALSRQLRGELRDHLSAALADDAVRVIVLDHTGPVFCAGMDLKEAGGASSGDQGVNEFPAILEQIWTSPKPVVAKLAGPARAGGVGIVAAADIAIAVSDATFAFTEVRIGVVPAIISVTVLPRLLPRAAHELFLTGESFDAERAVQIGLINSAVPAERLDAEVDRYTGMLALGGPLALAATKEMLRRTPAADLSTDFEEMLKLSAGFFASPEGQEGITAFAQKRKPNWVPQD; encoded by the coding sequence ATGGCTGACGAGTTGGTGCACTACGAGGTTTCCCGAGGCGTCGCGCGGATCACTTTGGACTCCCCGCACAACCGCAACGCGCTGTCGCGGCAGTTGCGCGGCGAGCTGCGTGACCACCTGTCCGCGGCGCTCGCCGACGACGCGGTGCGGGTGATCGTCCTCGACCACACCGGGCCCGTGTTCTGCGCGGGCATGGACCTCAAGGAGGCGGGCGGCGCGTCGTCCGGCGACCAGGGGGTCAACGAGTTCCCGGCGATCCTGGAGCAGATCTGGACGAGCCCGAAGCCGGTCGTCGCCAAGCTGGCCGGACCTGCCCGCGCGGGTGGCGTGGGCATCGTGGCGGCGGCCGACATCGCCATCGCCGTCTCGGACGCCACTTTCGCGTTCACCGAGGTCCGCATCGGTGTCGTGCCCGCGATCATCTCGGTGACCGTGCTGCCGCGCCTGCTCCCCCGGGCCGCGCACGAGCTGTTCCTGACCGGTGAGAGCTTCGACGCCGAGCGCGCCGTGCAGATCGGGCTCATCAACTCCGCGGTCCCCGCCGAGCGGCTCGACGCCGAGGTCGACCGCTACACCGGGATGCTCGCCCTCGGCGGCCCGCTCGCCCTGGCCGCCACCAAGGAGATGCTGCGCCGCACCCCGGCCGCGGACCTGTCCACGGACTTCGAGGAGATGCTCAAGCTGTCCGCCGGGTTCTTCGCGAGCCCGGAAGGCCAGGAGGGGATCACCGCGTTCGCGCAGAAGCGCAAGCCGAACTGGGTTCCTCAGGACTGA
- a CDS encoding ESX secretion-associated protein EspG: MRPVAELALAAFDVLWDDLKLGGMPFPLEVPSHGETLDERARIKAAVRDELTRRRLFHRGRPAPELEDALRLLAAPELGVSLVVMQDQSGTMPANAVVACRGRQAVIAVQRERTIGLTEVRDTAVITSLIDLLPHYRPGPGRSVTLPAPAAPARHNQSDIRLTRPMTAQGAGQAEMRQLAAIMERPILRAGMLGVSLRDGQGKPRRLPGLTWLDNDQGRYLLSVKRGRDGNDWTTLSPADNPRLATRLGEILASARRG; this comes from the coding sequence TTGCGACCGGTAGCCGAACTCGCCCTGGCCGCGTTCGACGTGCTGTGGGACGACTTGAAGCTGGGTGGGATGCCGTTCCCGCTCGAAGTCCCCAGTCACGGCGAGACGCTGGACGAACGCGCCCGCATCAAGGCGGCGGTGCGCGACGAGCTGACGCGGCGGCGGCTGTTCCACCGGGGCCGACCGGCGCCGGAACTGGAGGACGCGCTGCGGCTGCTGGCCGCGCCGGAGCTGGGTGTCAGCCTGGTCGTGATGCAAGACCAGAGCGGCACGATGCCCGCCAACGCGGTTGTCGCCTGCCGCGGGCGGCAAGCCGTTATCGCGGTTCAGCGTGAGCGCACGATCGGACTGACCGAGGTGCGCGACACCGCCGTGATCACCTCCCTGATCGACCTCCTGCCCCATTACCGGCCAGGTCCTGGGCGCTCGGTCACCCTCCCAGCCCCCGCCGCGCCCGCACGGCACAATCAAAGCGACATCCGGCTCACCCGACCCATGACCGCCCAAGGCGCCGGTCAGGCCGAAATGCGCCAGCTCGCCGCCATCATGGAACGCCCGATTCTCCGTGCGGGCATGCTCGGCGTCTCGCTGCGCGACGGGCAGGGCAAGCCGCGGCGGCTGCCCGGGCTCACCTGGCTGGACAACGACCAGGGCCGCTACCTGCTGAGCGTCAAGCGGGGCCGCGACGGCAACGACTGGACCACGCTGTCGCCCGCCGACAACCCGCGGCTGGCGACTCGGCTTGGCGAGATCCTGGCGTCGGCGAGGCGTGGATAG
- a CDS encoding DUF3558 domain-containing protein codes for MSKWTKCFGVAVVSLLAIPLVGCSTQEPGTPRPSDGITSTPRTSESRTTPKPKPTTSKPSSPLANVDPCGLLSDSDQTSLGIPAGRKRDIGKSRGCDWNKSGDFGFSIGLNGDIGLKDANYQGGTPRPIDIGKHEATTLENMGGGDGACDIYIAITESSMVHITATSSGASDTPKACAKALAVAKTIDPKLP; via the coding sequence GTGAGCAAGTGGACCAAGTGCTTCGGCGTCGCCGTGGTATCCCTGTTGGCGATTCCGCTGGTGGGCTGCTCTACTCAGGAACCCGGTACGCCGCGACCGTCGGACGGCATCACATCCACTCCACGGACATCCGAATCACGAACGACGCCCAAGCCCAAGCCCACCACCTCGAAACCGTCATCGCCGCTGGCAAACGTCGATCCGTGCGGGCTCCTCTCAGACTCCGACCAGACCAGCCTCGGGATCCCCGCAGGCAGGAAACGCGATATCGGGAAATCGCGAGGCTGCGATTGGAACAAGTCGGGCGACTTCGGGTTCAGCATCGGCCTCAACGGCGACATCGGCCTAAAGGACGCGAACTATCAAGGCGGAACACCACGGCCGATCGACATCGGCAAGCACGAGGCCACGACCTTGGAGAACATGGGCGGTGGTGACGGGGCGTGCGATATTTACATCGCGATCACCGAGTCGTCCATGGTGCACATAACCGCCACCTCGAGCGGTGCGTCAGATACGCCAAAAGCGTGCGCGAAGGCCTTGGCGGTCGCGAAGACCATCGACCCGAAACTGCCGTAG
- a CDS encoding cyclase — protein sequence MKSTLRRALSIAALAVVPIVAFAPVAAAVPTTVNFDCQGSSPAGAQYFSLQQGAEVTAPATVAPGGALTIVIDPAPNTIPASVNGYTVKRVHTMALKVPIPANSTYVSATLSGGSNVGTTKISVANGIATITASGPIAGGSTFELPTVTANLTAGASGTIQTKLYGTSYSNPGLTFTAVVGSIFGDMNVPTKCYPNPNPVITTTTIA from the coding sequence ATGAAATCGACCTTACGTCGAGCCCTTTCCATCGCAGCGCTCGCGGTGGTGCCGATCGTGGCGTTCGCACCGGTCGCGGCCGCCGTGCCGACGACAGTCAACTTCGACTGCCAAGGCAGCAGCCCGGCAGGCGCGCAGTACTTCTCCCTGCAGCAAGGCGCGGAGGTGACCGCGCCCGCCACGGTCGCCCCGGGCGGCGCGCTGACCATCGTGATCGACCCGGCGCCGAACACAATTCCGGCCAGTGTCAACGGTTACACCGTCAAGCGCGTGCACACCATGGCGCTGAAGGTGCCGATCCCGGCGAACTCCACGTACGTCTCCGCCACCCTGTCCGGCGGGTCGAACGTGGGCACCACGAAGATCAGTGTCGCCAACGGAATCGCGACCATCACCGCGTCCGGCCCGATCGCGGGCGGTTCGACTTTCGAACTGCCCACGGTCACGGCGAACCTCACCGCGGGGGCGTCCGGCACCATCCAGACCAAGCTGTACGGGACCAGCTACAGCAACCCGGGCCTGACGTTCACCGCCGTGGTCGGGTCGATCTTCGGTGACATGAACGTGCCGACGAAGTGCTACCCGAACCCCAACCCGGTCATCACCACCACGACCATCGCCTAG
- a CDS encoding sirohydrochlorin chelatase, protein MTPLVAVAHGSRDPRSAATVAELLDVVRARRPELDVHGAFLDLSSPLLTDVLARLHGEGHREVVVSPLLLGRAFHARVDLPALIDEACGRLPRLSVTVSDVLGPDARLEAAALRRLAETGVLPDDPAVGVVLAATGSSHAPANARVHEVADRWARVMGWSGVRTAFASGTEPGVPAAMAALRARGAERIAVASWFLAPGLLPDRVTAQARAVDPDAVIAAPLGSAVEVAELVLDRYDESRLASLRTA, encoded by the coding sequence ATGACACCCCTGGTCGCCGTCGCGCACGGCAGTCGTGACCCGCGCTCGGCCGCCACGGTCGCCGAGCTGCTCGACGTCGTGCGCGCACGGCGGCCGGAACTGGACGTCCACGGCGCCTTCCTGGATCTGTCCAGCCCGCTGCTGACCGACGTCCTGGCTCGACTGCACGGCGAAGGGCACCGCGAGGTCGTGGTGTCGCCGCTGTTGCTCGGTCGGGCCTTCCACGCCCGGGTCGACCTGCCCGCGCTGATCGATGAGGCGTGCGGGCGGCTGCCGAGGCTGTCGGTGACCGTGTCGGACGTGCTCGGGCCGGACGCCCGGCTGGAGGCCGCCGCGTTGCGCAGGCTCGCCGAAACCGGTGTGCTGCCTGATGATCCGGCCGTGGGCGTCGTGCTCGCGGCGACCGGGTCCTCGCACGCGCCCGCCAACGCCCGGGTGCACGAGGTGGCCGACCGGTGGGCCCGGGTCATGGGCTGGTCCGGCGTGCGGACCGCTTTCGCGTCCGGAACCGAACCCGGTGTGCCCGCCGCCATGGCCGCGCTGCGCGCGCGGGGAGCCGAGCGGATCGCCGTCGCGTCCTGGTTCCTGGCGCCGGGTCTGCTACCGGACCGCGTGACGGCCCAGGCTCGGGCCGTCGACCCGGATGCCGTCATCGCCGCGCCGCTCGGATCGGCCGTCGAGGTGGCCGAGCTGGTGTTGGACCGCTACGACGAATCGCGGTTGGCGAGCCTCCGGACGGCCTGA
- a CDS encoding ABC transporter permease, with the protein MPQHETQLREDEAAVEAGLDALDTPAGTARGAARRDLLRQVLAPVVALVAIVGLWQFLWSRAIWPEFQLPAPLAVWDQIQTLIDSGQVWEFLWVSVHRAVIGFLISLAVATPLGLLLAKVRLFRAAFGPLISGLQSLPSVAWVPAAVLWFGLTDATIYTVVLLGAVPSIANGLVAGIDQIPPILPRVGKVLGAGRIDSARYILLPAALPGYLAGMKQGWAFSWRSLMAAELIATSPQLGFGLGQYLHNGMALSDMSMVMAGILLIFFVGVGIELLLFRPLERSVLRSRGLTGAH; encoded by the coding sequence ATGCCGCAGCATGAAACGCAACTGCGTGAGGACGAAGCCGCCGTCGAGGCCGGACTCGACGCGCTCGACACCCCGGCCGGAACCGCACGCGGTGCCGCCCGCCGCGACCTGCTGCGCCAAGTGCTGGCGCCGGTCGTGGCGCTCGTCGCCATAGTCGGGCTGTGGCAGTTCCTGTGGTCCCGGGCGATCTGGCCGGAATTCCAGCTGCCCGCGCCGCTGGCGGTGTGGGACCAGATCCAGACGCTGATCGACAGCGGCCAGGTCTGGGAGTTCCTCTGGGTCTCCGTGCACCGGGCCGTCATCGGGTTCCTGATCTCTCTGGCCGTGGCGACCCCGCTGGGGCTGCTGCTGGCCAAGGTGCGGCTCTTCCGGGCGGCCTTCGGGCCGCTGATCTCGGGTCTGCAGAGCCTGCCGTCGGTGGCGTGGGTGCCCGCGGCGGTGCTGTGGTTCGGCCTCACCGACGCCACGATCTACACGGTCGTGCTGCTCGGTGCGGTGCCGTCGATCGCGAATGGACTCGTCGCCGGAATCGACCAGATACCACCGATCCTGCCGCGCGTCGGCAAGGTCCTCGGCGCGGGACGGATCGACAGCGCCCGCTACATCCTGCTTCCCGCAGCACTTCCCGGGTATCTGGCGGGAATGAAGCAGGGCTGGGCGTTCTCCTGGCGCTCGCTGATGGCCGCCGAGCTGATCGCGACCTCGCCGCAGCTGGGCTTCGGCCTGGGGCAGTACCTGCACAACGGGATGGCGCTGTCGGACATGTCGATGGTCATGGCGGGCATCCTGCTGATCTTCTTCGTCGGTGTCGGCATCGAGCTGTTGCTGTTCCGGCCGCTGGAGCGGTCCGTGCTGCGGTCACGCGGACTGACGGGCGCCCACTAG
- a CDS encoding ABC transporter ATP-binding protein — protein sequence MTATLEAPVPTAIDAAVRLSGVRKSFGHGPRAVTALDGIDLTVAPGEFVCLLGASGCGKTTVLNLIAKLDKPSSGSIELTTTRPAVMFQEAALMPWLTAARNIELPLRLAGVKRAERQTKTLELLELVRLGGVGDKRPHELSGGMRQRVALARALASAISGNGGEASSLLLMDEPFSALDAITRDVLQGELLRVWKATGTAVVFVTHDVREAVRLGQRVVLLSSKPGRVVQEWDVDGLSQAAESARIDEINARLREVISSHAAA from the coding sequence ATGACCGCGACGCTTGAGGCACCCGTGCCCACCGCTATCGACGCCGCCGTACGACTCAGCGGAGTCCGCAAGTCGTTCGGTCACGGTCCCCGTGCCGTGACCGCGCTGGACGGGATCGACCTGACGGTCGCCCCCGGCGAGTTCGTCTGCCTCCTCGGTGCGTCCGGCTGCGGCAAGACGACCGTGCTCAACCTGATCGCGAAGCTGGACAAGCCGAGCTCGGGCTCGATCGAGCTGACCACCACCCGCCCCGCGGTGATGTTCCAGGAAGCGGCGCTCATGCCGTGGCTGACGGCCGCGCGCAACATCGAGCTGCCGCTGCGGCTCGCGGGCGTCAAGCGCGCGGAGCGGCAGACCAAGACGCTGGAGCTGCTGGAACTGGTGCGGCTGGGCGGCGTGGGCGACAAGCGCCCGCACGAGCTGTCCGGCGGCATGCGCCAGCGCGTCGCCTTGGCCCGGGCGCTGGCGTCGGCGATCTCCGGCAACGGCGGCGAGGCCTCCTCGCTGCTGCTGATGGACGAGCCGTTCTCCGCGCTCGACGCCATCACCCGCGACGTCCTGCAGGGCGAGCTGCTGCGCGTGTGGAAGGCGACGGGCACGGCGGTCGTGTTCGTCACCCACGACGTGCGTGAGGCCGTCCGCCTTGGCCAGCGCGTGGTGCTGCTGTCGTCCAAGCCCGGTCGGGTCGTGCAGGAATGGGACGTCGACGGGCTGTCGCAGGCCGCCGAGTCCGCCCGCATCGACGAGATCAACGCCCGCCTGCGCGAGGTGATCAGCAGTCATGCCGCAGCATGA